A stretch of Desulfuromonas acetexigens DNA encodes these proteins:
- a CDS encoding glycosyltransferase, which translates to MISVVLATHNGEKTLPITLDAFCQLELPEIGVEFIVVDNASNDSTSSIIKEYLEKIPLKYFYERRKGKVFAINKGLEEARGDLIVLTDDDVVPVKSWLSAFLIAANQHPEAALFLGQIRPYWLGHPPTWLKQLTDIGRSCGCTPITMPEGNVPYHLAKGANMLVRKEVFQKVTLREDLWIAGQDAAGGEDTDFAKKAYELGFGLWFTPNAKIAHIVQPREMTVRAVWKRYYRIGRSIAAVQSEPLIKPKKIFGYPAWPFLHIAKRCLIVIGNIILFKKYGAMVEIINIATTWGRYIRRSGK; encoded by the coding sequence ATGATTTCTGTTGTATTGGCAACGCATAATGGTGAAAAAACTCTACCAATCACATTGGACGCATTTTGCCAATTGGAATTGCCCGAAATTGGTGTGGAGTTTATTGTCGTGGACAATGCAAGTAATGACAGTACTTCATCGATAATAAAAGAATATTTAGAAAAAATACCGTTGAAATATTTTTATGAAAGAAGAAAAGGAAAAGTATTTGCCATTAATAAAGGCTTGGAAGAGGCGCGCGGTGATTTAATTGTATTGACCGATGATGACGTTGTACCCGTGAAATCATGGTTATCAGCATTTCTTATTGCGGCCAATCAACATCCTGAGGCAGCTCTTTTTCTTGGTCAGATCAGACCTTATTGGTTAGGCCACCCACCAACATGGTTAAAACAGTTGACAGATATTGGTCGTTCATGCGGTTGTACGCCGATCACGATGCCTGAGGGTAATGTGCCTTACCATTTAGCGAAGGGCGCAAATATGTTGGTTCGGAAGGAAGTATTCCAAAAAGTTACCTTAAGGGAAGATTTATGGATTGCTGGTCAAGATGCCGCCGGGGGAGAAGACACTGATTTTGCGAAAAAGGCATATGAACTTGGTTTTGGGCTTTGGTTTACTCCCAATGCAAAAATCGCTCACATTGTACAACCTCGAGAAATGACTGTCAGGGCAGTATGGAAGCGGTATTATAGGATTGGCCGTTCTATTGCAGCGGTTCAATCTGAGCCCCTAATTAAGCCAAAAAAGATTTTTGGCTACCCTGCATGGCCATTCCTTCATATCGCGAAGAGATGCTTGATAGTGATTGGGAATATTATACTTTTTAAAAAATATGGTGCTATGGTTGAGATCATTAATATTGCTACAACATGGGGAAGGTATATAAGGCGTTCTGGCAAGTAG
- a CDS encoding glycosyltransferase — MNKEKYNLICFGLMPWSNMWKRTQSVFYHMSSFEIFERSLYVNPEKYPNYSSFYLKKLQPKEYGYVNIVNSEKIFEYTPVHFVPLSSRSEIFKSIESYFYGRLFRDFNGDLPYVLYLNCPNTHLTSLIEQLIQNSTLTIFDYSDDFLEYKLNKSGLAIYRRNIEKFTEKADIITYVNDHVANKYQFPDKKNLVLRNSTNYDNFNRNAYSTIDEIEKIKEKYKYIIGYSGWVNESRVDYDLIDYLSENRRDCAFLFVGPYDKTFVDKFKKVENIFIFEPVSYDVLPNYINYFDVSIVPFLVNEHTNGNDLLKYHDYMSMGKTIVSTNIKTAEEIKNLIYVADSHETFLAYLESILQEKLYKNVDVLKSFAKENSWENRSKLLLYEIESSLKMMR, encoded by the coding sequence ATGAATAAAGAAAAATATAATCTGATATGCTTTGGATTGATGCCATGGAGTAATATGTGGAAGAGAACTCAAAGTGTATTTTATCATATGAGTAGTTTTGAAATATTTGAACGTTCTTTATATGTTAACCCAGAAAAATACCCGAACTATAGTAGTTTTTATCTTAAAAAACTACAGCCGAAAGAATATGGCTATGTAAATATCGTGAATTCAGAAAAGATATTTGAATATACTCCCGTCCATTTCGTGCCATTATCATCAAGGTCCGAAATCTTTAAATCAATTGAAAGCTACTTCTATGGAAGGTTGTTTCGAGATTTCAACGGAGATCTGCCATATGTTCTTTATTTGAATTGCCCTAATACTCACCTTACAAGTCTGATTGAACAACTGATACAAAATTCAACTTTGACTATTTTTGATTATTCTGATGACTTTCTTGAATATAAGCTAAATAAAAGTGGTTTAGCTATTTATAGACGTAATATAGAGAAATTTACGGAAAAAGCTGATATCATCACGTATGTTAATGACCATGTAGCGAATAAATATCAATTTCCTGACAAGAAAAATTTAGTACTTAGAAATTCTACAAATTATGATAATTTTAATCGTAATGCTTACAGCACAATCGATGAAATAGAGAAAATAAAAGAAAAATATAAGTATATTATTGGCTACAGTGGATGGGTTAACGAGAGTCGTGTCGATTATGACTTAATTGACTACCTATCAGAAAATAGACGTGATTGTGCTTTTTTGTTTGTTGGGCCATACGATAAAACTTTTGTTGATAAATTCAAAAAAGTAGAAAATATATTTATTTTTGAGCCCGTAAGTTATGACGTATTGCCAAATTATATCAATTATTTCGACGTTTCAATAGTACCTTTTCTCGTCAATGAACATACAAATGGTAACGATTTGTTGAAATATCATGACTATATGAGCATGGGAAAAACAATAGTAAGTACAAACATCAAGACAGCCGAGGAAATCAAAAATCTGATTTATGTTGCTGATAGCCATGAAACATTTCTTGCCTACCTCGAGTCTATTTTGCAAGAAAAACTTTATAAAAATGTGGATGTGCTTAAAAGCTTTGCCAAGGAAAATTCATGGGAAAATAGGTCTAAGCTTCTTTTATATGAAATTGAATCAAGTCTTAAAATGATGAGGTGA
- a CDS encoding glycosyltransferase family 2 protein — protein sequence MPDLISVIIPTFNREKTISRAIESVYSQEYKNIELIIVDDFSKDNTFTIVTDLQKKFQNLKYLVNQRSKGACGARNTGILNSNGKYVAFLDSDDEWLPSHLSLRHAILSKKDVNVVFGDFYIVDDASKKNIGVFFENKRTLRELPSIRENDVVYIESSIAIPLIQENFFHLGTIMLPRSLAAENLFREDIVYAEDRDFGIRLSLSHGIKFAYITVVTYCLYKHGDSLTTDNYENDIKKWNDLILLFDGYRKSNQFNSSENRKIAKELKKIHHTVAICKRKYGMYSDALMYCLDSLNYGICFNDFIEFSKSFICLIFKRDHRN from the coding sequence ATGCCCGATCTTATATCAGTGATAATACCCACATTTAATAGAGAGAAAACTATAAGCAGAGCAATCGAAAGTGTATATTCTCAAGAATATAAGAATATTGAGCTTATAATAGTTGATGATTTTTCAAAGGATAACACATTTACTATCGTTACTGATCTGCAAAAAAAATTTCAAAATCTTAAATATCTAGTAAATCAACGGTCGAAAGGGGCATGTGGGGCAAGGAATACAGGTATTCTAAATTCAAACGGTAAATATGTTGCATTCCTCGATTCTGACGATGAGTGGTTGCCGAGTCATCTAAGTTTGCGGCATGCAATATTGTCTAAAAAAGATGTCAATGTTGTTTTTGGTGACTTTTATATTGTTGATGATGCATCAAAAAAAAACATCGGTGTTTTTTTCGAAAACAAGAGAACTCTTAGGGAATTACCTTCAATTCGGGAAAATGATGTAGTTTATATTGAGAGTAGTATCGCAATCCCTCTTATCCAGGAAAATTTTTTTCACCTCGGAACAATCATGTTGCCGAGATCTCTCGCGGCAGAAAATTTATTTCGTGAAGATATTGTTTACGCAGAAGACCGGGATTTTGGCATTAGGTTGTCACTAAGCCATGGGATTAAATTCGCCTATATTACTGTCGTGACATATTGCCTCTATAAGCATGGGGATAGTTTAACTACGGATAATTATGAAAATGATATAAAGAAGTGGAATGATTTAATTCTCTTGTTTGATGGATATCGAAAAAGTAATCAATTTAACAGTAGTGAGAACCGAAAAATAGCTAAAGAATTAAAGAAAATCCATCATACTGTGGCTATCTGTAAAAGAAAGTACGGGATGTATTCTGATGCCCTTATGTATTGTTTAGATAGTTTGAATTATGGCATCTGTTTCAATGACTTTATAGAATTTTCAAAATCTTTTATCTGTCTTATTTTTAAAAGAGATCACAGAAATTGA
- a CDS encoding polysaccharide pyruvyl transferase family protein produces MRLFHKLQKARLLYKAKILNNGIKVFWWRKNKNFGDLLTPELFCSYGYTPLYSDVKEADIVVVGSLIHMLPSDYSGIILGTGLIDDTKASLKYAKFVSVRGELSKKNLELPLSTPTGDMGLLAGRLLRSRLVKKEYSVGIVPHFVDKNNPWLTEKKIELGASGCIIDVQNSAKNVISCISKCDLIVSSSLHGIIVADALGIPNVWIELSDKVIGTGFKFDDYNSSIDYEQIPFRVKPTTKIIELELSKSNKNSDRISEKINQLDSLFRKTLLSIGNNKRN; encoded by the coding sequence ATGCGCTTATTTCATAAACTCCAGAAGGCACGTCTATTATATAAGGCAAAAATTCTAAATAATGGGATCAAAGTATTCTGGTGGAGAAAGAATAAAAATTTTGGTGACTTGTTAACTCCCGAACTGTTTTGTAGCTATGGTTATACCCCACTATATTCAGATGTTAAAGAGGCCGATATTGTCGTAGTTGGAAGTTTGATTCATATGCTTCCGAGCGATTATTCAGGTATTATTTTAGGAACTGGACTGATAGACGATACAAAAGCAAGCCTTAAATATGCTAAATTTGTATCAGTGAGAGGTGAGTTGTCAAAAAAAAATCTCGAACTTCCCTTGAGTACACCGACGGGTGATATGGGCTTATTAGCTGGAAGGCTGTTGCGATCAAGACTCGTAAAAAAAGAATATTCTGTTGGTATTGTACCCCATTTTGTCGACAAGAATAATCCTTGGTTGACAGAGAAAAAGATTGAGCTAGGGGCAAGTGGTTGTATTATTGATGTACAAAATTCAGCTAAGAATGTAATTAGTTGCATATCAAAATGTGATCTAATTGTGTCGTCATCATTACATGGTATCATAGTTGCTGATGCGCTCGGAATACCAAACGTATGGATTGAACTATCGGACAAGGTAATAGGTACTGGTTTTAAATTTGACGATTATAATTCGTCTATTGACTATGAACAAATACCATTCAGGGTAAAACCGACAACTAAAATAATTGAATTGGAATTAAGCAAATCAAATAAGAATAGTGATCGTATTTCAGAAAAAATAAATCAGTTAGATTCTCTGTTTCGAAAGACATTATTGTCAATTGGAAATAACAAAAGAAACTGA